A window of the Isosphaera pallida ATCC 43644 genome harbors these coding sequences:
- a CDS encoding methyl-accepting chemotaxis protein, with translation MIALLAWVLPSLFSASMVGGLAGVGLGIALGAGIGLVASQASREAMLEALRSLRKPGTPPPSSGVEEFDELIGEFREELLRWKRVRDDVELAEQVARDLTGVGTAARADGAAITLLLTEIATNANHLLEELELLLDSSNRAATAAEQIEEPLSRTLETLDALFNNTQSISNNTALARRDTDFSSREIRRGLDQVQAMKEGMEKIEELVADNSGKIKRLSMSSIEISTIIEDIAKISSKTENLATNAKLAATRAREHGQEFSNIADEFRELSEKTADATNNIGERVRAIQAETQEISRAFEDELGKVEREANRVREANEALNRINEMSQRSANLVEGINRAVAEQVNATKDVLDDMKKVIKINEQTTTELTHARRHVEALARRCEQLRRLGRSEALRNLSGTTFAKTKSKGIGGFATPSLNGPEVEEPVAAPGATSSRTQSPFLQKIPGM, from the coding sequence ATGATCGCCCTTCTGGCCTGGGTGCTGCCGAGCCTCTTCAGCGCCTCGATGGTAGGCGGTCTGGCCGGGGTGGGTCTAGGCATCGCGTTGGGAGCGGGAATCGGTTTGGTGGCCTCGCAGGCGTCGCGCGAAGCGATGCTGGAAGCGTTGAGGAGCCTCCGCAAACCGGGCACGCCACCACCCTCCAGTGGAGTGGAGGAGTTCGACGAGTTGATCGGCGAGTTCCGCGAGGAACTGTTGAGGTGGAAGCGGGTGCGCGACGACGTGGAGCTGGCCGAACAAGTGGCCCGCGACCTCACCGGAGTCGGCACCGCCGCCCGCGCCGACGGAGCGGCGATCACGCTGTTGTTGACCGAGATTGCCACCAACGCCAACCACCTGTTGGAGGAATTGGAACTGCTGCTGGATTCCAGCAATCGCGCCGCCACCGCCGCCGAGCAGATCGAAGAACCGCTGAGCCGAACCCTCGAGACCCTCGACGCCCTATTCAACAACACGCAATCGATCTCGAACAACACCGCGTTAGCGCGAAGGGACACCGACTTCTCCAGCCGGGAAATCCGCCGGGGCTTGGACCAGGTTCAGGCGATGAAGGAAGGGATGGAGAAAATCGAGGAATTGGTGGCCGACAACAGCGGCAAGATCAAGCGTTTGAGTATGAGTTCGATCGAGATCAGCACCATCATCGAAGATATCGCCAAGATTTCGTCCAAGACCGAGAACCTCGCCACCAACGCCAAGCTCGCCGCCACCCGGGCGCGGGAACACGGCCAGGAGTTTTCCAACATCGCCGACGAGTTCCGCGAGCTTTCGGAAAAGACCGCCGACGCGACCAACAACATCGGCGAACGGGTGCGGGCCATTCAGGCCGAAACCCAGGAGATCAGCCGGGCGTTCGAGGATGAACTAGGCAAAGTCGAACGCGAGGCCAACCGGGTCCGCGAGGCCAACGAGGCGCTCAACCGCATCAACGAGATGTCGCAACGCTCAGCCAACCTGGTGGAAGGAATCAACCGGGCGGTCGCCGAACAGGTGAACGCGACGAAGGACGTCCTGGATGACATGAAAAAGGTGATCAAGATCAACGAGCAAACTACCACCGAACTGACCCACGCCCGACGCCACGTCGAAGCCCTGGCGCGGCGTTGCGAGCAGTTGCGGCGGTTGGGCCGCTCCGAGGCGCTGCGCAACCTGTCGGGCACCACCTTCGCCAAGACCAAATCCAAAGGAATCGGCGGGTTCGCCACCCCGTCCCTGAATGGCCCGGAGGTGGAGGAACCCGTCGCGGCGCCAGGCGCGACGTCGTCGCGGACGCAATCGCCGTTTTTGCAGAAGATTCCGGGAATGTGA